Below is a genomic region from Macaca thibetana thibetana isolate TM-01 chromosome 1, ASM2454274v1, whole genome shotgun sequence.
CAGTCTGGTTTCATCCCAGAAAACTTCACTCCAGTATTCCTAGGAACCCTCATCAAAGTCCACAGGCTAAACCCAACTCCCTTCCCACCCTGTTCCCTTCTCCCCTTTTACCCACCGGGCACATGAGTGACACCCGGAGACTCGTAGTGGCCACCTCACTGTCAGGGTCAGCAGTCAATTTCTCCTTGACTGAAACAAAAGTGAGGCCAGAGCCATGGGGTCAGCAAGGCTGGAGGCAGCCCAGGAGCTGGTAAGGCCAGGAACAGATGGCTCTGGCTGAGAGGGTGCTGGGTGGAGCGTCTTTGGGGGCCAGTGGGACGTCACATGGAGTGGTCTGGGATATGGATGAtaaaggctgggtgtgggggaTTTTCCCATCCCTGAAGATGCTTAAACATAGCTGGGTGACACTCTGGCTATGTTAGAGATGATGTGGAGGAGTTGAAGCATCATGTGAGGGTTAGATTAGAGGATCCCTAAGATTCTTTCCAGTCCAGAGAGCCCATATTCTAGCACGGCTGGAGTTAGGGACTGTGAGGTGCAAAGCAGATACATAAATGGAAATGCAAGGGTGTCACTCACTGCCTGGGAGTGGTCCAACTTCAACTATAAAGACTGGAAGACTGGTCGGGGTAGAGGGGGAGGGATGTGGTTCATGTGAGAAGGAAGTAAGTTGTCAAAAAAGAGGTACGGGTTTAATTATGAAGACTGGAGGGCCAGGAAGACATGGATCCAGATCAGgtggggaagagaggaaagacGTTACTCACTCAGTGCCCGCGAGTGGTCTGGGTTCCGGATTCCCTTTGCTCTAAGTTTTTGTAGAAGGGTTCCTGCAGTCAACTGCCTCACCAGGTACACAGACAAGGAGTAATTCTACTTGGAGGTAGGGGGCAGACAATTAGCCTCTGCTTCTCATACCACCACTGCCCACTTTTGTTCCATGAGGACCAGAGACAGACCCATAAAGAGAAAAGTGCTTCCCCAACCCAGGACACTGGATGGTTCCCCTTCACCCTCAGCAGGCTTTTCCCGGCACCCTGCTTTAGCTGTGCTCACCCGTCCGAACTCAGATGACCAATTGACCACAATGGTGTTGGGAACAGTGGCTGAGAGTCGAGCCAGAGGTGTGATGTTGATGGGGCGGCTGGGCCTCTTGGGCTCAGCCCCATTCTTGGTTGGGGGAAGGTAACCCTGGAGAAGGGAGGGACCGGTCAGTGGAGAAGTGGCTCTGGGAAGGGGCTCTGCTCTTTCAACAAAGGATATCTTGTCTCGGGTTATTCACTCCCTGGAGGGAAGGCCAACTCCCTCACTCACTGACCAAGGGGATGGAGGCCCATTCAGTGGCTCACAAAACTGGAGCACTGTCTCGGGCTGTGTGTGGGGTTCACTCctggggagaaaaaaggaacGCACTCACTGAGTCACTGAGGAGGAGGAATAAGGATGCCTCACCTTTTCCAACTCTCAGCTCTGGGGTCATGACTTATAAGtctttctggccaggtgcggtggctcacgcctgtaatcccagcactttaggaagccgaggtgggcagatcacctaaggtcaggagttcgagaccagcctggctaacatggtaaaaccctgtctctaataaaaatacaaaaattagctgggcagggtggtgggcacctgtaatcccagctacttgggaggctgaggcaagagaatcgcttgaactcgggaggcgcggttgcagtgagccgagatcccgccactgcactccagcctgggtgacagagcaaggactctgtttcaaaaaaaaaaaaaaaaaaaagaagtctttctTAAATCTCGGGTTGAACTAATGTCCTCCTCCGAGTTCTGACAGAACCTTTGTTCAGCCCTATCTTAATACTCTTGAGATGATATTGATTCAGTCAGTaaactgagcacctactatgtaccacgCACTGTGCTAGGCATACCTCTTTCAGAACAGGTTTGTAGTTAATATTTATGAACTGAAACGGTAAGGGATAACTGACAGAAGAAGGGGAGAGCATTTACCGGCAGGGGGCacagtttcccattgaccttgaCAAAGAGGTTGGGGGGAAAATAATCTTCCTGGGGGCAGCTGGTCTCACAGAGACAGAACCTGGTAagagatgagaaaggaagaaagactgGGAAGAAATTTCTTTAGCTGAAGCTGGCAGAGAGACAGGGAACCCCAGAAAATCAGTCATAGATGTCTGGAGCCCTCAGCATCCAACAAAAGTCCCAGGGCTGCAGTAGACAGTGGCAGAGCAGGGACATCTTGTAAGGGATCTGTCATACTCCTACTTCACTCCTACCCCTAATGCGTACCCAGCATAGGGAGGATGAACTCACCTTAGCTGCACCTGTATGGTGTAATCACATTTGGCTCCTGGCAGAACCTCTCTGTAACAAGGAGGGAGACGAAGAGATATCAGCGTGTAGCCCCCAGAGGGCAGGGGTGAACGCACAGAGAGGCTGAAAGTTAGATGTCCGGAGGATAGAGCAGAGACACACAAAAGAACGAGAGACAAGTAGGCACAAGAGGATGGATAGGGAAAAGCGCagggcagaagagaagaaagtcaGAAAGCAGAGTCCAGGGGTAACCCCCCAGGGATGAGGGAGGAAGACTGGAAGAGATGTACCTGGATGTAAGAATCTGCTGCACTTGCTGGGGTGTGAGGGCAAAGGTAAAGTGCGCTTCCTCAAACCGCTGGCTAGAAGTGGATGCTGAGGATACAAAGGGGCAGTTATTCCAAGCCCATGCACAGGCAGCCACAGAAATCACCCCCATCCCAGGTCACTGATCCCATAGGACTAAAGCCTAAGAAATGTCTGGGGAACAGGTAGGGAGTCCGGAAGACTAAGGGACCACAAAGAGCCATACCAAGGGTGGTGGGCCGGATGAGCTCCCCGTAGACTTCATAGAAGGGCAATGGTTTCATGGTGACATCAGGGTGCACAGGCTGGGCCAGAGAGGGGTGCATGTCCACCTCACGCTTGGGGCCCAGCAGGGTGCCAGGGGCCAAGAGGGTTGGGGGAATGGGAGCTAGAGGACCAGGGGAGCCTACAGGAGAGGTGCCAGGAGgcaaagagagaagggagagatcaGAGGGCCCCAGGGTCTTCCGGGGAAAGCGTCGTCGGTAAAGCTCTTTGATCTTCATCTGGACGCTAGGGGCACAGCTGGACTTCAGGAGGTGCAGGGCCTTGGCCAGGAGCTCGTGCTTCCGCCCACTCTTGTTCCGGCCAGCAAAGCCAAGAAGCACCTGGAGCTCAGACACCCGGAAACTCATCACCATGTGCTGTGGAGAAGAACAGAGAAGCTTGAGAATCCTCCGTTGCACAGGCCTGCCCTGCCAAGACATGGGCTGAGCTACCAGGTGGGCAGTGCCTTTTTCCCTCCAGCACTGATGGGAAAGATGATGCTTCGCAGCTAGTGGATTACTGCCAGGTAGTCAACCTATCCAAAGGGACATCTCAGTCCCACTTTAGCAACCATCAGGTCAGCATCATCAccaccccctgcccaccccaAGCTTGAGCAACACTGTCTGTCTCCCCAGGCCTGGAAGTGGCCAGAGTGGGGCAGGGAATGGCAGACAGCAAGCCACCCTCAGACACACCTCCAAGTCTATACAGCCTCCCGCCTCCAACCCTGCCTCTAGTCTGGACTCTCCTTTAAGCTGCTTATCTCCTCTCTTGCCCTTTCTCAGACACTCAAACTCATCCCAGCCTCCTGGGAAGAGGATAGGAgacagggagaaggagggagagacaaGAGGATGCAAGCCAGACAGGCCCACGGGGAAGAAAGGGGCCAGGTGGCTGGAGGATTGTGCCCTTCAGCCCACCCCTCCAAACCACCTTAATTCCTCAGCTATTTCCCCCAAGCCTCTGAAGCTTCTGTGGGCCGGGGTTTTCAGGTCAGGGTTCAATGCTCATTACTCCCCCAGATCCTTTCTTGGAATCATTAATATAACCGCCCCCTCCCCACAACTTAGTCCTATTTTTCTGGAAGGGAAACAGGACCAAAACTTAGGTTGAGGAGATTAACAGTGATTCACTGAGTCCAAGTATCCTGCCTGTTTACTCTATCTGCCAGGAACCATTATCTGGCGTCTCTCCTACATAGAGAAAATAATACTCCTGTACAACCTACAGCCCCCCTACACGGGTGGAAGAGGAGCGGGCAGAGCTCTAAACAGAGGCCCTGGGTGGATGAAGGAAAAGCCTCTGAGTCAGGGCACAAAATCGCAAATTTCCTGAAGgtagctgggcccagtggctagACCTCCAGACTGCCCAGGACCATAGCTCCATTTCAAAGGGCAGAAGAAAACCAGGAGGCATGGGGATGAACTCGGTGGTTTAAGGTTCTATGAGATGTCCTCAGATGTGGTCACCCTCCAAACTCTGTGTGGCAGAAGGAGGGGAGCGCTCTCCTTAGAGGGAGGACTCCCTTCTGTGAATCTCTAGGAGATCCTGTCATGGGCAGGGCTTGCTAGCCCTACACAATTCTTCTCACAGGAGGCTTTGTCTTGGACCCCTTTTGTGGAATGTGATGAGAAACTTGCTCCTCTTTCTCCCCATCTTTATCTTCTCTGTCCTGTCTTATTTTTTCCATTAGCTTTCCCTATAACTTCCCTCCTTTCTATCTCATAGTTTCAcatgcctctgcctctgcccaaACATCGCGATTCACTAAGGCAGGACCTTCCTCTGAGCCTCCAGGATGCTTCTGCCCCACCCCTCGAGGTATCGGCCCGCACAGCCCCGCCCCCTGCATCTCAGCCGCCTACTGGTATTTCCCAAAGCTCGGATCCCGAGAGTAGCCCCAAAGACCCTACCCTTTCAGCTGCCTTTCCCCCGGAGCCTCCCCTACATCTGCCCCGCGGTCCCATCCCTGCATCTGCCCCCTACTGTCGCATCTCTTGGCCTCGATCGACTCGCCCCCAGTGCCTCTAGAGCAGCTTTTCCCCCTGGCCCTACCCCAACAACTGCCCCTACTACTAAATCCGACTTCTACCCTTCGTCCCCGCCCCCTGCGCCTCAGCCCCCAACAGCTGCAATTCCCCTCGGCCCCACCCCTACATCTGCCCCGCAGCCCCGCCCCCGGAGCCCCGCCGCAGCCCCTTCCTCGCTCTCAGCCACTTCTTTCCCATCCTCAGCAGCCCGTGCCTGCCACGTCGTCGGCGCCCACCCGAGCCCCGGCACCCAGTCTCGGTCGCTTCCCGGACACGGCGTACCGCCGGAATCAGTCcagatggggatgggggagggggccGGTACCTTTAATTCGCCCAGCTCCGCCATCTTGAGACATCGCAGGCGCCCTAGCCGGAGCCGGAGCTCAGGCCCAGGGACCGGCGCACAACTCTCCACCCCGGCGCCGGCCGCAAATGCCGCCTGCTCCGCCCCGTCCGGCCCCCTATACCTCCCCTTCCCGGCCCCGCCCGCCTGGCTTCGGACTAGCCCCAGCCTGAGCCCCTCCCTCCACAGCGGACCCAGCAGCTACACGTCTGCGGCGGGTTGGCAGGACGCGTAGCCCCGGAGGGAGTTTATGGCCCCCAAGATCGCGGGGTCCCCTAGGGCAACGAAGAGGAGGCGGGCCCGAAGTGCCTGGTGGAGGGGGGCTTTGCCACGGCAGAGTTGGGAGGGGACAAGCTTTTAGAGAGCCAAAGATACTTGAAAGATGGAGGGAAAGTATCGGGAACTGCTAGAGCTCAGAGAAATGGGGGAGGGGGTAGCGAAGTTGGAGCGCAAACCCTCATCTCCATCTCTACATAAGTTTAAGCAACTAAAATCGAGAGGTCTTCCAACTCGGGAAATGGGCGAGCGCTGATCTGTCTTAGGGAAGCCGTGGAGTCGGCATTCAGTTCAAGACAGCTATGCTAAATtcaccctctcctcctcccccccaACACCAACTACAATGCAGCTCGTGGTCCGATCGTAGGACTCAAACTCAGCAGCAAAAAAAGTTTGGTGCGGGGAGCGGGACTTACCAGCACAGTTGTGGGAAATGGAGAGAGGGTTCGGGAGGCTCAGAGGGCGGGCTGGAGAGGTGGGGGCATGGGGCTCGGCGCCGCTCCTGCTGTCCGCACGGCAGAAGTTCGGTCCAGCGGCCGGACGCGGCGGCCGCGGCTCCGCCCGGGCCGGAGCTCCGCCCGGCCTAGCGCTCGGGCTGGGGCCGCCCCCTCCACGGGAAGCCCGCCAGGACCGCCGAGAGGGAAGGGGGGCGGAGCTCGGGCGAGAGAGGGAGGGACTCAGAGCCTGGCGCTGGAGCGATTAACTCCTGGTGTGAGTGGATCTGGAGAGATGAGATCCTTGGATCCCATCATTCTCACTACCTCTGTGACCCCTCACGCTTATGTGTGGGATTGGGGTGGTGGCACGCTGCTGCTAAGGCCGTGTGAACCAGGTGTCTGACCGTATAAAGCAGTCTTCCTTGAAATGACAACTGTCTCTCCCTAGGGCAAAGCCTGGGCTACTGAATCCAAAGTGTACCTAACAGTAACTACTCCAGATACCCCTGCACAGTACCTCCACCAGAGCCCCCATACCTTTGGTGTAGCTGAAGATGAATTGAGGGGTTTTCTTGCCAACAAAAGGAATCTTTCTGTCCCTCTCTAAACTACCTACTCACTCTCCTTCCTCCAAAGCCTTGGACCCTCCAGAGGCCCCATCCCAACCAAGCTGATCACTCACATGCAGGCCCCAGATTAAATCTGTTTCTGTTTCCATGGaaatacctatttatttatttatgtttgagacggagtcttactctgtcacccaggctggggtgcagtggcgcaacttggctcactctaacctccgcctcccgggttcaagcaattctcctgcctcagcctcccgaatagctgagattacaggcctgcgtcaccacgcccggctaattttgtacttatagtagagacagggtttcaccatattggtcaggctggtctcaaactcctgacttcgtcaTCCGTCCGccttgcctgggcctcccaaagtgctgggattacaggcgtgagccgccatgcctggcccagaaaatACCAACTTAAGGGAAATGTACCCTTACTACATACTGAGAAACTCACAGCATTTTATAGTTGGCTgcatatttgttcaataaatatttgagtgctTATCAGGGATCATTAGGTGCTGAGGACATAAAAACCTTGCAGGAGTTCACAGTCTAGCAGCAGGGACAAGACACGTTAAACCTATAATCAGCATACCAAAAAAAGTGCTTTGATAAATAGGAAGAGGCCTTTTATTTAGCTGAAGCCTTCAGTATAATCCTTCTCCTAAGACCCTACCCAGGCCAAAGATTGAAGGTGCCAGCCTACCAATATTCCCAGGCACCTGTTGAACTGGAACTAGGCCCAATGACTTTGTGGTTTTTGTCCCTAGGGAAGATACCACCCTCTCCTAACACTCAGGTTCTTTCCTTGCTGCTTTGCTACTCAAATTGGTAAGCGCTTCAGGCTAAACTTAGACTCAACTAATTCTAAATTCCAGCTGCTCCCCTCCAACACCTGAGTCTTCATCAGGTCCTGAGatcttttttgctgttgttctgTTTAGTCCTCTAGATCAAAAGTTActatagtttgtatttctgagaATTTTCAGTAGTTGCAGGGTGAGGAAGGTAGGGAGGATtattaaaaacagacaaagcggggacctttgggaagtgatggatatgttcattatcttgattgtgtaATGGTTTTACaggtgtatatacatatgaaaacatCAAATAGTGTACttcaaatatatgcattttacatGGAGAGACATATTGGCATATATCAATTGTACATCAATAAAGCTGTaaatgctgggcgcggtggctcacgcctgtaatcccagcactttgggaggctgaggtgggcggatcacctgaggtcgggagttcgagactagcctgaccaacatggagaaaccctgtctctactaaaaatacaaaaaaattagctgggtgtggtggcacatgcctgtaatttcagctactcaggaggctgaggcaggagaatcgtttgaacccaggaggcggaggttgcagtgagccgagattgcaccactgcactccagcctggtgacaaaccatgactccgtctctaaataaataaataagataaaactgTAAACATTTAAGAGAAAACCTCGCCTTGAGTTCTAGTGATTTCATGAAGGAGGAATCTCCTTTAAAAGTTcatttgggccgggtgcggtggctcacgcctataattccagcactttgggaggccaaggcgggcggatcacgaggctgggagatcaagaccattttggccaacatggtgaaaccctgtctctactaaaatacaataggccgggcgtggtggcacacgcctgtaatcccagctacttgggaggctgaggcaggggaatcacttgaaccctggaggcagaggttgcagtgagctgagatcgtgtcactgcactccagcctggcaacagagcaagactctgtcaaaaaacaaccaaccaaacaaacaaacaaaaaagttaatttgaaggccaggcatggtggctcagg
It encodes:
- the PIAS3 gene encoding E3 SUMO-protein ligase PIAS3 isoform X1 is translated as MAELGELKHMVMSFRVSELQVLLGFAGRNKSGRKHELLAKALHLLKSSCAPSVQMKIKELYRRRFPRKTLGPSDLSLLSLPPGTSPVGSPGPLAPIPPTLLAPGTLLGPKREVDMHPSLAQPVHPDVTMKPLPFYEVYGELIRPTTLASTSSQRFEEAHFTFALTPQQVQQILTSREVLPGAKCDYTIQVQLRFCLCETSCPQEDYFPPNLFVKVNGKLCPLPGYLPPTKNGAEPKRPSRPINITPLARLSATVPNTIVVNWSSEFGRNYSLSVYLVRQLTAGTLLQKLRAKGIRNPDHSRALIKEKLTADPDSEVATTSLRVSLMCPLGKMRLTVPCRALTCAHLQSFDAALYLQMNEKKPTWTCPVCDKKAPYESLIIDGLFMEILSSCSDCDEIQFMEDGSWCPMKPKKEASEVCPPPGYGLDGLQYSPVQEGNPSENKKKVEVIDLTIESSSDEEDLPPTKKHCSVTSAAIPALPGSKGVLTSGHQPSSVLRSPAMGALGGDFLSSLPLHEYPPAFPLGADIQGLDLFSFLQTESQHYGPSVITSLDEQDALGHFFQYRGTPSHFLGPLAPTLGSSHRSATPAPPPGRVSSIVAPGGALREGHGGPLPSGPSLTGCRSDIISLD